The Virgibacillus siamensis sequence ATTTCCACATGCTACATCTGCACCATCCTACTTTTTAGCCAAACCATTAAATGCAGTATTTGATCGGGTTCCTGGATTGAATAAGGTGGAAGCAGATCCCGAAACCATACAAAAACGATTTGGTATATTGGGTGATACAACCGTCGTTGGTGTCATACTTGGACTTATCATTGGGGTACTGGCAAACTATTCCTTCCAGGAAACATTGCAGCTGGCTATACAAACAGGGGCGGTGATGGTTTTACTCCCGAAAATGGTTTCCCTTTTAATGGAGGGATTGAATCCAATTTCCGAGGCAGCAGGAGAAATGATTAGGAAAAAATTTCCTGGACGTGACCTGTATATCGGAATGGACAGTGCAATAGTGGTGGGGCATCCGGCTGTGTTGTCAGCGTCACTGTTAATGGTACCCATCACATTGGTGCTGGCAGTTGTTTTGCCGGGGAATCGTGTCCTCCCATTCGGTGATCTTGCAACCATTCCATTTTTAGTATGCCTGATGATTCCCGTGTTCAAAGGGAATATTATCCGTACAGTGATTGCAGCAACAATTTACCTGAGTGTCGGGCTGTACATAGCCACATGGATTTCCCCGCTGTTTACCGAAATGGCTATGAACGCAGATTTCGATATGGGAAGCAACTCAAGTATTTCCTCACTCGTTGATGGCGCTGTATGGACAACAGGGGTATTCGTTGCACTTGGAAAAATGCTGAACTGGTTTGGAATCGGATTGCTCGGCATCGTCGCACTGAGCGGATTGCTGTATGTGAATAAATTGAAGAAAAGAGGGAACAAGACATGAAAAAAGTGTTGGTCATTTGCGGTACAGGTGTTGCTACATCAACTGTTGTTATGGAAAAAATACACGATATACTGGAAAAAGAAGGATTTTCCGGGGAGGTGGAACTTCATCAAGGCAAAATAAACGACGCCATCCATAATCAGGAAGACTATGAATTTATTATATCGACAACTATCGTTCCAAATGACGTGAATGTTGATGTTGTTGATGCCGTACCATTGTTAACCGGGATCGAAGCAGAGGAAGTTTATGATAAAGTTTTGAGGAAGATAGGTGATTAGCTTAACCTCTGTATGATTATTGGTAAAACCCATTAGATTTTGGAAAAAAATGATGTACTTGTGTAAAAATTGATTGATTTTCAGTCTTCCACAATACGAAGGGTGCAGTATTGAACAATTCTATGCAGAAACAGGGCATCCAACAGAATAAGTATTACCTCAATTTTTCAATAATAAACAAACTTTTTCACTCTTTTTTAACCCTGGGTAGAAAACTGAAGCTTCCTTCTACAATAAGTTTAAAAGGCTGGATGCTTTCCTATAGAGAATTTATGAAATTCCGACGGGAATACATAAGTCTTGAAAAACCCGTCAGTAATGCTGTTCCTAACGGGTTTTCAAACATTTAATTCATAAGCAATCCTTATGAGGCTCCAATCACTTTTTTCCCGCGGGGTTTAGCCCCATTGGCATCCGGTTCCAGCGTAATACCGATGTTCCCAAAGGTATAGTCCATATCGGGCATCGGAAACGTAATCATCCCTTTGCCATTTGGAGCGGGACGAAACGTTCCGGCGTTTTTACGTTTGCCATCGTTCAGCAGCCAAACCTGATAGGCCTGTTCCCCCTCTGTCATTGGTAACTGATTCAGATGGATGACAAGTGTACGTCCATTTTCACTCTCTATAACGGCAGCATAACCCTGGGCGTCGCTTGAAGCAATGACAGATTGCAGTTCTAAAGTCCGGATGACCTTAACGGATGAATCGGCATATTTTTCATATTCCGAAAGTGCCTGATTTAATTGGATATTTTGATAGATTAAAACAGCTACTACAATAAATAACATGGCTGTAATTGACAAGGCTAAAGGTTTGAAATGTTGTTTCACATTGTGCTTCCATTTTAAATAAATCGTTCTAGAGCCGTCTTCTTGAGGGGGCTCTGTTTTTCCATTTGTAAAAACAAAATCCATCACTTCCGATTTTAACTCAGGCGGGACACTGGCTTCTTCAACCTCGGAGGGAAGTGCAGACCATGCTTCCTGGAGTTCCTTTAATTCGGCTGAGCATACTTGACATTGTGATAAGTGATCTTCAAAATTCTCACGTTCTTCTTTTGTCAATTCACCGTTAAGATAGGGTACTATCTGATCACATTTCTTTGTCATTCATCACCCCTCCTTCTGTCCCGAGATAATACCGCAGCCGCTTTAACGATTGGTGCAAACGACTTTTAATTGTTCCCACTGGTTGGTTTTCAAGTTCCGCAATTTCTGTTAAAGAATAACCATCCCAATATAACATTGTAATCAAGCGTCTCTGCTCTTCGGATAGCTTACTTTTCGCTTCTTCAACTTGCATTTTTATCAGCTTGTTTTCAATATCTATTGGGGTGTACTCTGACAACTTGAGAGATTCGTGAAGAACGGCCTGTTGCGTTTTTTTCTCCAAATTTTTTTCCTTACGAATATAATCTATTGAAATGTTTCTTGTTATGGTGATTAACCAATTGACAAGTTTTCCTTTGTCAGATTCATATTTATTGCTAGTAACCCATATTCTCAAAAACACTTGCTGCACAACCTCTTTTGTTTTCTCTTTGTCGCCTCTCATAGCTTTCAAAGCATAACTGTAAATAAGCTTTATGTAACGATCATACAGTTCTTCAAAAGCTGGACGGTGTTTTTGAGCAATTAATTCCATCAATTCCAGGCCTGATTTGTCTTCCATTGCACCGTCCCCCTCCATTATTTTTGTTTAAATTTATCATACAGCCTGCTATGAGTAAACGGATTCATTTTGGATTCGTAATTTGAAGGGAAGATGTTGCAATACAAATAAGGAACTGTCTTGATTGGACAGTTCCAGCACTTGTTGATCAGTTTTAACTCAACCGCCTTCAATGGTACTCACAAAAAATGGAAATTCCTTTGTTGTTATATTGTTCACGACTTCATTTTTTGTCGTATCGATAACAGCCACTTCATTTTCCACGCTGACTGCCACATAAACCTTGTCACCGTTTGCTGTTACGGTAATTCCATGGGGCCCTGTTCCAACTGTAATTTCCTTGATTTTCTCTCTTTTTGAAAGGTCAATAACGGAGACAAAATCTGTTCCAATGTTCGCCATGTAGGCATATTTTCCATCCGGAGTAATATCTATCACGTGATGACCAATGCCAGTTGGAATCGTTTTTACTATTTTATTTTTGCCAAGATCGATTACCCCTGCCGCGTTCTTGCCCGTTAAGGAAACAAGCAATGTTTTGCCATCCGGAGTAATATTGATGTTATGTGGAGACCCATTGACCCCTTTAATCGTATTAACTACCTTTTGGGTGGAAGTATCAATTACGGATACAGAATTTGAACCTGTATTTGTAACATAAAATTTGCTGCTGTCCGGACTGGAAACACCATTATGGGGGGATTTCCCAACTTCAATTTTCCCGACTGGCTTCTTCGATTGGGTGTCAATAGCAGTAACCGTACCTTCCCCTTCGTTAATCACGTACGCCCATTTACCATTGGGTGTAAAATTGACTCCTTTTGGCGTTTTGCCAACTGGTATGGTTTTAACTACTTGATTGGTATGGGTGTTTATAATTGAAACATTTTCTGATCCACTGTTGACCACATAATCGTATTTTCCGTTTGGAGAAACTTCATTGTAAGTCGGTTTCTTTCCAACTTTAATCGTGTCAATGACCTTATTATTATTTGAATTAATCACTTGAACCACGTTTGCATCACGTTCATTTACATACACCAAAGGTATGTTACCAGACCCCTTTGATTGGGTAACTTGTTGGGCGGAAGTTATTTTTTTCTTGAACTGTTTGAGCTTGTCTGCGGTTTCATCAACCAGCTGTTTCACTTTATTAACATCTGGCTGATTCTTTTTTGATTCTGCGATAAGCGGATATAAACTTTTTTCGATATTTTCATATGCTTTAGCGTTATGTTTTTCAATATCCTTCTCAATCGGTTCCCAGATTTCCGACAGGGTCTTTCCTTTTTCGTTTATTTTTTTGGCATTATCGGGTGATGATGCCGCTGTATTTTTTAAATCTTGAAGGGTGGATAATACCTTGCCTATCCCTGCTGATAATAACGCGGACTGTCCTTTGTTGATGTGTTTTTGAAATGTTTGGTCATTGACCACATACCAGACATCTTTAACTCCTTGGCCATTTACATCACCTTTTTCTTTATCTTTAACAAAGTAATAGAGTGGATACCCTCTGTACGTTGTTTGTTTTTCACCGGTATCTTGTCTGGTGATGGTTCCGAAGTTACTTTTGTCATAGCCTTCAGGCGCATTGACATCTTTGGTATAAAACGCTGGCCAGTTTTTGAGACACTTACCTTTGCAATTGCTGACACCTTTTTTGTCCTTTGTAAAAATATAGAGAGACATGCCTTTCGAATCCGCCAAATGCTTGCCGACCTTTTCATTTTCAATCACCTGCAGGCTGGTTTTTGCATCCCTTGTTTTTTCTTTACTTTGGTCTCCATTGTCAGCAGCATCCTCGCTGTCACCGGAACACGCGGTAAGAACCAATGCTACTACCAAAACAGTTGCCAAGAACCATAATTTTTGTTTTTCCATATAAACACCTCCAAAGAGTTTTCTTTCACTTAAGTTAACGAAAGAAAACAATGGGTGGTTTGATATGAATCTTCAATTTTTCATTAAATTAATGAGAAATTGTTTTAGAAAGGTTATAACCGATATTTTGAATTTAAAAAGGAACAACATTCTCTATAAAGCAATCGGGTGCTATTCACTTTAGGAGCTACCGTTTTTTTTCTTATTTTATTTAAGAATTATTTAAGAATTAACTAAGGGTGATTTTAGAATTGGGTTGTAGGATAGATACAGAGTTCAAACCTGGGAGGGAATAAATTGGAGACGATAAATCAGAGAGTTCGTATAGGTAGAATTATTTACCTTGTGCTAGCCATTATTTTTGCAATAAGTGTTACTGCTCAGATCTTTTTGGCAGGCATGGCTATCTTTATAAGTCCGGTGAATTGGATGAAGCATATGACATTCGCCCACTTATTTGGATTTAATCTACCGATTTTCATGTTTGTCTTTGCATTCATCGGTGCATTACCACGCTGGGCGTATTGGCAATTGTTTGGGGTTCTAATTTCGATATTCCTCATGTATTTTACTGCGAATATTACCGCTGTTTTGCCATGGTTTGGTGCGATGCATCCTGTCTTCGGCGTTTTATTGTTTGTGTTGTCCTGCACCATAGTATTAAAGGTATGGAAAATCATATTCCATAACAAAAATAATCAGAAAGGAGAAGCATAGTATGAGAGTCTTTTTAGGAATACTTGTCGGTTTAATCGGAGGATTTGTTCTTGGAATTGCGTTATCCAGTTTTATTGGAGTGTTGGGAATGATATTATTTAACGAACCGGTTGGAATTAAGTATCTTTCTTATTTTACTGCCATTATCTGCGCAGTTGTTGTACCGATGATGGACCAAAAGAATCTGAAATCAGGCAAGTGATATGCTAAACTTCTCTTAACGACTGGTTGAAGTTCACAGCTGCTGGTGACAACTGATGTGAGTGGGTGATGGTTATGTCCATTAAGAAACGATTAATACTATCTAATATAGGAATGATTGTGCTCCCAATTGTTGGATTTTTGTTAGTCGAAATAATATTAGGATACGTTATGTTTGTTATTTTTGACGGCAGTATGGAAAGTCCGGATTTACAACTATTTTTAAGTTTCAGATTGATTGCGATTGTACTCATTTTGGCTATTACAAATGGTTTACTGACGTATTACGTATCTAGGAGTATCATTACACCGATAAAGCAACTAACCCTTTCGGCAAGGAATATCAGTGAAGGCGATTTGGAATATAGCGTGGCGACTAATAAGAAAGACGAGATTGGTGAGCTTTCCAATACGTTTGAAGCTATGAGGTTAAGTCTGCAACAGGCAAAAGAGGATCAATCGAGGTATGAGCGCGACCGCCAGGAGTTGATTGCGAGTATTTCACACGATTTATCAACACCTTTAACCTCGATAAAAGGCTATGTCAAAGGAATTCAGGATGGGGTTGCGAATACACCAGAGAAACTGGAACGGTATATGGCTATCATTTATAGAACGGCCGATGATATGGATGGTCTTATTAATGATTTATTTCAGTATTCCAAATTGGATATTGAACAAATTCCGTTTGAGTTTGAAGATGTCGATTTATACTCTTTTTTCACTGACTTTATTGATGAATTGGCTTTTGACCTGGAACAAGAAGAGGGAATGGCTACTCTAATGGCCTGTAAAAATGATGATTATATGGTGAGAGCGGATCGTGAGCATTTAAGACGCATCGTGACCAATATCGTTCAAAACAGTCTGAAATATATGGATAAGAAGCGTAAGAATATGGAGGTTTATTTAAAATCTGAGTCCCAACAGGTTACAGTTGAAATTAGTGATAATGGAAGTGGGATTGCTCAACAAGATATTCCCCGCTTGTTCGAAAGCTTTTATCGAACGGACGCTTCAAGGAATTCTTCTACGGGAGGCAGTGGACTCGGGCTGGCCATTGTAAAAAAAATAATTGAGGAACATGATGGCAAGGTTTGGGCAGAAAGCGTTCAAGGAGAAGGGACAAGTATTTATTTTACACTAAAGAAGGTGTCGTCTTGAAAAAGGTTTTAATCATTGAGGACGAAATGCGTATTGCTGAATTGGAAAGAGATTATTTAGAAGTTAATGGGTATTCTTCTGACATTGCAACAACTGGTGAAGAAGGGTTGAAACTGGCTAAAGAGAACAATTATGACCTTATAATTCTTGACTTAATGCTGCCGGGTGTTGATGGATTTGATATTTGCAGACAACTTCGCAACAGGTTGGATATTCCTATTTTAATGGTGACAGCAAGAAAAGAAGACATTGATACAATACGCGGGTTTGATCGTGGTGCTGATGATTTTATCCGGAAGCCCTTTAATCCAAGTGAACTGGTTGCGAGAGTGAAAGCTCATTTGACCAGATATGAACGGCTCGTTGGAAAGAATCGTCAACCAAATGAAATTCGTATAAAAGGTCTGCACATCGACCTGGATTCACGCAGGCTATATGTCAATGAAGAGGAAAAAGAATTACGTGCAAAAGAGTTTGATTTATTAGTTTTGTTTGCTTCAAATCCAGACCGCGTGTTTACCAAAGAAGAACTATTTGAGCGGATTTGGGGAATAGACTCATTCGGTGATATTACAACCGTAACCGTCCATATTAGAAAGATAAGGGAAAAAATAGAGGAAGTCCCCTCCAATCCTAAGTATATTCAAACAATATGGGGAGTAGGCTACCGGTTTAAAAAATAAATTAGAAATTATGAAAGCGAAGTTCATGGAGAACTTCGTTTTTTTTACGCCTAAATATAATTAAGGATTAGTTAAGAATTGTATAAGAGGCAGTTAAGCTTTCTTGATTATGATGGGTTTAGATAAATAAACAAGGGGCATATCCCTGAATCTCTAATAAGGAGTTTTGATTATGTTAAAAAAATTTACGTTTGGAACAGTTATCGCCCATCTCTGGGTTCAATGGATTTTGATGGGGAGTATTTTGGTGGATACGTTCATGTTATATCCGAATATTTTTCATAACATTCCTGGATCGTTAGAGCTTGGAATGGAATTTATGGCAGTGGCAAGCCCACATACCTATTTTCCCCCTTTAGGAGCAGCAAGTATTTTAACAGGAATTTTAGCGTTGATACTAGCTTGGAATACGAAGCCAGCCCGATATTGGGTTTTATTTAGTATCACCATGATTGTTTTAGAAGGAGTGACTTCCATCGTGTTTGAATGGCCGCGTAATGAGATTTTGTTTATCGAAGGCGCCGATATTCATTCTGTTAGAATCCTGAAACAAACAGCACAAGAATTCCTTATCGCTCATGGATTTCGCGTCGCCTTTAACATCATCGGTTCCATTTTAATGTTTGTTGGGTTTATCAAGTACTACCAAGAAAGTTTTACTCTTAAACGGACGAACTAATAAACTTATTGTTGTCTTATTAATTTTCGCACAATATAGTTCTCTGATTGGGCGGGAAATGGAATATCCTTCCACTACTTGGATGGAAGAATATTTATATTTGTTTATTCTTATCCCATTGTTTTTTGACGGCATGCTTCAATGGCTTCAATTATTAAGTGGCTCAAATGGTTTGTGTCTAGTACCTCTAAACCAGCAGCTGTTGAACCGCCGGGAGTGGCAACCTCATCTGCAAGATCAGCGGGGGGCGCATTTGTTTTCAGCATTTTCGCAGAACCAGCAATCATGTTGGTTACAAGCTTTCTTGCTTGTGCCTCACTGACACCTAATTCTAATGAAGGGGAATTCGTTTTAACCTAAGGGGTGAAACAGCTTATAACTTAAATGGCGGGAAAGGTATTAAATTAAAATTGAAATATGACAAAATAGTAATTGGCAGGCAAAGACCGAATGAATTAAAAAAAGCAATCGATTTAGCTCAAAACGGACAATAGATTGGATGGTTTTTCAAATAGCCCTGTTTTAAAAAAACATTCATCTGATATTGAATTGTGGTATAGGCTATTTAAGAAATACGGGCAAATCGTTTTTCCGATGAATGGCGCTTTTCTCAATAATAATTAGGATCCCGCCTACTATCATGTAGGCGGGATTATTTATTTCTGAAGTGTGTATGAGTTTTAAATGTTTTATTGAGAACTCTTAACGGCCTTTACCATCTGGCGTATGGCTCCGAGGTGGTATGCAGAATGGGCAAGAGATCCAAGAGCCTCATTGATTGTTTCGGTGTTCCAATCAATGGAATCAATGTTTTTCATAAGCGTGAAGTATTCGTTTATTAATCCATCTTTGATTTGGTTCCATTGGGTTTCATTCACTGAGGTAATCCTCCAGCTCTCTCCCCAATCCATTTCCGGTTGTGTTCCATTCCTTAAGACTTCATTGGTTCCCCATAAATAATAGCGAGTATGATCGGCGTGTGCTGCAACTGTCGTCCCGTGAACTGACATTGAAGCTTCTTCTGAAGATAATTGCTTGAGTGTCTCAAGTATGGCAGTGTTTGGATCTGTAAACATACTTCCAACACCTTTTGGTCCTTCGAAAGCCTCCTTTAATCGCTCGTTAACTGCAACTTCCAATAAATGATTCATTTTATTCCTCCTTTTATTGTGAATGTAATCACAGAAGAAATTTTATGATTACATTTAAGATAGCCCAAATATTTTGTAACCCTTTCCATAATATCTCAGAATAGGTCGCTTGGGATAGCCACGACGAACGCCGCATCATGCCGCCGCCCCTAGATGTATAACCTTCTATATTAGTATTGATGGTTATATTGTATAGCGATTGATTCTAACTGTCAATACATTTTATAATGGTTATATGAAAAAATTCAAAATTCTATTGATGACTGACAAAATAATCACAGTAAGACAAGGAGAAATTACATGTCTGATATAAATAAAGATGTACACAAGCATGATTTACTCGGTGGACGTTTGTGTTTGGATTTTGCCAATACAGTAAGTTGGCACGATAGCAGTGAGAAATCAGAGGAGTTGCTGACAAGTTACGAGAAGCTGGTTAACTGGAGTGTGCATGCCAATATTCTTAAAAAGCAGCAATCGCTTTCCCTGCTAAAAAAAGCAGAAAGACAACCTTCTGAGGCAAAAGAGGTTCTTCAACAAGCTATTGAGCTGCGGGAATCGATTTATCGAATATTTAGTTTGG is a genomic window containing:
- a CDS encoding PTS galactitol transporter subunit IIB, whose product is MKKVLVICGTGVATSTVVMEKIHDILEKEGFSGEVELHQGKINDAIHNQEDYEFIISTTIVPNDVNVDVVDAVPLLTGIEAEEVYDKVLRKIGD
- a CDS encoding response regulator transcription factor; the protein is MKKVLIIEDEMRIAELERDYLEVNGYSSDIATTGEEGLKLAKENNYDLIILDLMLPGVDGFDICRQLRNRLDIPILMVTARKEDIDTIRGFDRGADDFIRKPFNPSELVARVKAHLTRYERLVGKNRQPNEIRIKGLHIDLDSRRLYVNEEEKELRAKEFDLLVLFASNPDRVFTKEELFERIWGIDSFGDITTVTVHIRKIREKIEEVPSNPKYIQTIWGVGYRFKK
- a CDS encoding anti-sigma factor; amino-acid sequence: MTKKCDQIVPYLNGELTKEERENFEDHLSQCQVCSAELKELQEAWSALPSEVEEASVPPELKSEVMDFVFTNGKTEPPQEDGSRTIYLKWKHNVKQHFKPLALSITAMLFIVVAVLIYQNIQLNQALSEYEKYADSSVKVIRTLELQSVIASSDAQGYAAVIESENGRTLVIHLNQLPMTEGEQAYQVWLLNDGKRKNAGTFRPAPNGKGMITFPMPDMDYTFGNIGITLEPDANGAKPRGKKVIGAS
- a CDS encoding PTS galactitol transporter subunit IIC; the encoded protein is MVKILQWFVDLGAAVMLPIIIFLFALLLGTKMKKAIRSGLLVGIGFVGINLVLNLLTTTMGPAAKSMVDHFGLDLHTIDVGWPAAAAISYGTALGSLAIPVGIGVNFILLIFGLTKTLNVDIWNYWHCAFTGSLVFALTDDFALGLFTIAVHVLIIFWLGDMVAPDIESYFGYKRMTFPHATSAPSYFLAKPLNAVFDRVPGLNKVEADPETIQKRFGILGDTTVVGVILGLIIGVLANYSFQETLQLAIQTGAVMVLLPKMVSLLMEGLNPISEAAGEMIRKKFPGRDLYIGMDSAIVVGHPAVLSASLLMVPITLVLAVVLPGNRVLPFGDLATIPFLVCLMIPVFKGNIIRTVIAATIYLSVGLYIATWISPLFTEMAMNADFDMGSNSSISSLVDGAVWTTGVFVALGKMLNWFGIGLLGIVALSGLLYVNKLKKRGNKT
- a CDS encoding RNA polymerase sigma factor, producing the protein MEDKSGLELMELIAQKHRPAFEELYDRYIKLIYSYALKAMRGDKEKTKEVVQQVFLRIWVTSNKYESDKGKLVNWLITITRNISIDYIRKEKNLEKKTQQAVLHESLKLSEYTPIDIENKLIKMQVEEAKSKLSEEQRRLITMLYWDGYSLTEIAELENQPVGTIKSRLHQSLKRLRYYLGTEGGVMNDKEM
- a CDS encoding DUF5957 family protein; protein product: MRVFLGILVGLIGGFVLGIALSSFIGVLGMILFNEPVGIKYLSYFTAIICAVVVPMMDQKNLKSGK
- a CDS encoding YVTN family beta-propeller repeat protein, with the protein product MEKQKLWFLATVLVVALVLTACSGDSEDAADNGDQSKEKTRDAKTSLQVIENEKVGKHLADSKGMSLYIFTKDKKGVSNCKGKCLKNWPAFYTKDVNAPEGYDKSNFGTITRQDTGEKQTTYRGYPLYYFVKDKEKGDVNGQGVKDVWYVVNDQTFQKHINKGQSALLSAGIGKVLSTLQDLKNTAASSPDNAKKINEKGKTLSEIWEPIEKDIEKHNAKAYENIEKSLYPLIAESKKNQPDVNKVKQLVDETADKLKQFKKKITSAQQVTQSKGSGNIPLVYVNERDANVVQVINSNNNKVIDTIKVGKKPTYNEVSPNGKYDYVVNSGSENVSIINTHTNQVVKTIPVGKTPKGVNFTPNGKWAYVINEGEGTVTAIDTQSKKPVGKIEVGKSPHNGVSSPDSSKFYVTNTGSNSVSVIDTSTQKVVNTIKGVNGSPHNINITPDGKTLLVSLTGKNAAGVIDLGKNKIVKTIPTGIGHHVIDITPDGKYAYMANIGTDFVSVIDLSKREKIKEITVGTGPHGITVTANGDKVYVAVSVENEVAVIDTTKNEVVNNITTKEFPFFVSTIEGG
- a CDS encoding sensor histidine kinase, giving the protein MSIKKRLILSNIGMIVLPIVGFLLVEIILGYVMFVIFDGSMESPDLQLFLSFRLIAIVLILAITNGLLTYYVSRSIITPIKQLTLSARNISEGDLEYSVATNKKDEIGELSNTFEAMRLSLQQAKEDQSRYERDRQELIASISHDLSTPLTSIKGYVKGIQDGVANTPEKLERYMAIIYRTADDMDGLINDLFQYSKLDIEQIPFEFEDVDLYSFFTDFIDELAFDLEQEEGMATLMACKNDDYMVRADREHLRRIVTNIVQNSLKYMDKKRKNMEVYLKSESQQVTVEISDNGSGIAQQDIPRLFESFYRTDASRNSSTGGSGLGLAIVKKIIEEHDGKVWAESVQGEGTSIYFTLKKVSS
- a CDS encoding DUF6220 domain-containing protein: METINQRVRIGRIIYLVLAIIFAISVTAQIFLAGMAIFISPVNWMKHMTFAHLFGFNLPIFMFVFAFIGALPRWAYWQLFGVLISIFLMYFTANITAVLPWFGAMHPVFGVLLFVLSCTIVLKVWKIIFHNKNNQKGEA